In a single window of the Phaeobacter sp. G2 genome:
- a CDS encoding DNA polymerase IV, whose protein sequence is MQALCRDCLSQIAPTRRCPNCGSPRIKQHDELFSLTIAHMDCDAFYASVEKRDNPELASKPVIIGGGKRGVVSTACYVARIRGVRSAMPMFQALKLCPDAVAIKPRMSAYVEVSRAVRAMMDELTPEVEPLSLDEAFMDLSGTEKLHGRPPAVMLARLVKRMKDELGITGSIGLSHNKFLAKVASDLDKPRGFSVIGKGETADFLRDKPVRLIWGIGPAAQASLDKAGIRSFSDLLRWEQQDLVARFGGTGERLWHLARGEDRRRVSANAPVKSISKETTFMEDTASLDVLDGHLWRLAEQVADRAKAKSMAGRVVTLKLKRANHSALTRRISLHSPTQLADVIYRQSRALLDQVGAQGPYRLLGCGISDLTPESQADSSGDLLDPQAGKRAQAERATDAIRKRFGDSAILKGRALR, encoded by the coding sequence ATGCAAGCCCTATGCCGTGATTGCCTCAGCCAGATCGCTCCGACGCGACGCTGCCCAAACTGTGGCAGCCCGCGCATCAAACAGCATGATGAGCTATTCTCTTTGACCATCGCCCATATGGACTGCGACGCCTTTTACGCCAGTGTTGAAAAACGCGACAATCCCGAGCTCGCCAGCAAACCGGTGATCATCGGCGGCGGCAAGCGCGGGGTTGTGTCCACCGCCTGTTATGTGGCGCGCATCCGCGGCGTTCGCTCTGCCATGCCGATGTTTCAGGCGCTGAAACTCTGCCCCGATGCGGTGGCAATCAAACCGCGCATGTCCGCCTATGTCGAGGTCAGCCGGGCGGTGCGCGCGATGATGGATGAGCTCACCCCAGAAGTGGAGCCCCTGTCGCTGGATGAGGCCTTTATGGATTTGTCTGGCACCGAGAAGCTGCACGGCCGCCCCCCCGCAGTGATGCTGGCGCGATTGGTCAAACGGATGAAAGACGAGCTGGGGATCACCGGGTCCATCGGGTTGTCGCACAATAAGTTCCTGGCCAAGGTCGCCTCTGATCTGGATAAACCGCGCGGATTTTCGGTGATCGGCAAGGGCGAGACCGCCGATTTCCTGCGCGACAAACCGGTGCGGCTGATCTGGGGAATTGGCCCGGCGGCGCAGGCCTCTTTGGACAAGGCCGGTATTCGCAGTTTTTCTGATCTGCTGCGCTGGGAGCAACAGGATCTTGTCGCCCGCTTTGGTGGCACCGGGGAGCGGCTGTGGCATCTGGCCCGCGGCGAAGACCGCCGCCGTGTGTCGGCAAACGCCCCGGTGAAATCAATCTCAAAAGAGACCACCTTTATGGAGGACACCGCCAGCCTGGATGTGCTGGACGGGCATCTGTGGCGGCTGGCAGAACAGGTGGCCGATCGCGCCAAGGCCAAATCCATGGCCGGCCGGGTGGTGACTCTCAAACTCAAGCGGGCCAATCATTCGGCTCTGACCCGGCGGATATCGCTGCACAGCCCAACCCAATTGGCCGATGTGATCTATCGCCAATCCCGCGCCTTGCTGGATCAAGTTGGCGCCCAGGGCCCGTACCGGCTGCTTGGCTGTGGCATCTCGGATCTGACCCCCGAGTCGCAGGCCGATTCCAGTGGCGATTTGCTGGACCCACAGGCAGGAAAGCGCGCCCAGGCAGAGCGCGCCACGGATGCGATTCGAAAACGATTTGGCGACAGCGCCATTCTGAAAGGGCGCGCCCTGCGCTAA
- a CDS encoding N-formylglutamate amidohydrolase — MSKQAFSVFSPVELTSSVVFASPHSGSDYDSAFLQSSILDAQQIRSSEDAFVDQLFADVTRFGAPLLTAQKPRAFLDLNRATDELDPALIQGVSRRGQNPRVASGLGVIPRVVANGRAIYRGKMHQQEAQRRIQDYWHPYHTALQGLMRQAQGRFGHSILIDCHSMPHEAVATLPARGAVPPEVVLGDRFGSSAGAAVMDQVESAFVGAGLRVARNAPFAGAYITRTYGRPSRGQHAVQIEIDRSLYMNEAEVRPNENFAAFRELLGRVAGEIAAIKPEDSNMPLAAE, encoded by the coding sequence ATGTCAAAGCAAGCATTTTCCGTTTTTTCGCCGGTTGAACTGACGTCATCGGTGGTTTTTGCCTCACCTCATAGCGGATCTGATTACGATTCTGCCTTTTTGCAGAGTTCAATTTTGGATGCCCAGCAGATTCGCAGCTCGGAAGATGCCTTTGTGGATCAGCTTTTTGCGGATGTGACCAGATTCGGGGCACCTTTGCTTACGGCGCAAAAGCCCCGCGCCTTTCTGGATCTCAATCGCGCCACAGACGAACTGGACCCAGCCCTGATTCAGGGGGTGTCGCGCCGGGGGCAGAATCCTCGGGTTGCTTCGGGCCTTGGGGTGATTCCCCGTGTGGTGGCAAATGGTCGGGCGATTTACCGGGGTAAAATGCACCAGCAAGAGGCGCAGCGGCGCATTCAGGACTATTGGCACCCCTACCACACCGCCCTTCAAGGGTTGATGCGACAGGCACAGGGCCGGTTTGGCCATTCCATTCTTATTGATTGCCATTCCATGCCCCACGAGGCCGTTGCAACTCTGCCCGCGCGGGGGGCTGTCCCGCCCGAGGTGGTGCTGGGCGATCGGTTTGGCTCTTCCGCCGGGGCGGCGGTGATGGACCAGGTCGAATCAGCCTTTGTTGGGGCGGGATTGCGGGTGGCGCGCAATGCGCCCTTTGCCGGCGCCTATATTACCCGCACCTATGGACGCCCATCGCGGGGGCAGCATGCGGTGCAGATCGAGATTGATCGCTCTCTTTATATGAATGAGGCCGAGGTGCGCCCGAATGAAAATTTCGCGGCCTTCCGCGAGCTGTTGGGGCGGGTCGCGGGGGAAATTGCCGCGATAAAACCAGAGGATAGTAACATGCCGCTGGCGGCCGAATAG
- the pyrF gene encoding orotidine-5'-phosphate decarboxylase: protein MSQTTADDRLIVAMDVPDALAGLKLAEQLGDAVSFYKIGLGMLTGGGLALANELKQELGKRIFLDMKLFDIGATVESAVRGLAQFDLDFLTVHGDPYVVKAAKEGAAGKDMKILAVTILTSLDRGDLDGALIKPGEIRHLVQERAGNAFAAGADGVIASPQEAALIRALPEAAGKLIVTPGVRPVGADLGDQKRVATPASAIADGADHIVVGRPIWQATDPRAAALAILDELRAA from the coding sequence ATGTCCCAGACCACAGCCGACGACCGCCTGATTGTTGCCATGGATGTTCCCGATGCCTTGGCCGGGTTGAAGCTGGCCGAACAGCTGGGCGATGCAGTTTCCTTCTACAAGATCGGCCTTGGCATGCTGACAGGCGGCGGGTTGGCGCTGGCCAATGAGCTAAAGCAGGAGCTGGGCAAGCGGATCTTTCTCGACATGAAGCTGTTTGACATCGGCGCCACCGTTGAAAGCGCCGTGCGCGGCCTGGCGCAGTTCGACCTGGATTTTCTCACCGTGCATGGCGACCCCTATGTGGTGAAAGCCGCCAAAGAGGGCGCTGCAGGCAAAGACATGAAGATCCTCGCCGTGACCATTCTGACCTCGCTGGATCGCGGTGATCTGGATGGCGCCCTGATCAAACCCGGAGAGATCCGCCATTTGGTGCAGGAACGCGCCGGCAATGCCTTTGCCGCTGGTGCCGATGGGGTGATTGCCAGCCCACAAGAGGCGGCGCTCATTCGCGCCCTGCCCGAGGCCGCAGGCAAGCTGATTGTCACCCCAGGCGTGCGCCCGGTGGGGGCAGATCTGGGGGATCAAAAGCGTGTGGCAACTCCGGCCAGTGCCATTGCCGATGGCGCCGATCACATTGTGGTAGGACGCCCCATCTGGCAAGCCACTGATCCACGGGCAGCAGCCCTAGCGATTCTAGACGAGCTCCGCGCGGCCTGA
- the msrQ gene encoding protein-methionine-sulfoxide reductase heme-binding subunit MsrQ, translating to MIDAINTALRRLPTWVLYLLGSLYPVWLLYLGMTGGLGADPVKALEHELGERALQLLILGLAVTPLRRFVGVNLIRFRRALGVLTFTYVALHLLVWLLLDVQVVSQILADIAKRPYISIGMAGFVLMVPLALTSNDASVKRLGRKWKRLHLLTYPAAFLGGLHYVMLVKGFQIEPLIYLTVIVVLLALRLFGFVVRSFVVLRV from the coding sequence ATGATCGACGCCATAAATACTGCTCTGCGCAGACTTCCTACTTGGGTTCTGTATTTGCTTGGGTCTCTTTATCCTGTCTGGCTGCTCTATTTAGGAATGACCGGGGGGCTGGGGGCTGATCCGGTCAAGGCGTTGGAGCATGAGTTGGGGGAGCGCGCCCTGCAGCTATTGATCTTGGGGTTGGCGGTCACGCCGTTGCGCCGCTTTGTCGGGGTGAATTTGATCAGGTTCCGTCGGGCGCTGGGCGTGCTGACCTTTACCTATGTGGCTCTGCATCTGCTGGTCTGGTTGCTGCTGGATGTGCAAGTTGTCAGTCAGATCCTCGCTGACATCGCCAAGCGACCCTATATCTCCATTGGCATGGCGGGCTTTGTTCTCATGGTGCCGCTTGCGCTCACCTCGAATGATGCCTCTGTCAAACGCCTTGGCCGCAAATGGAAACGTCTTCATCTGCTCACCTATCCCGCTGCTTTCCTGGGCGGCCTACACTACGTGATGCTGGTGAAAGGATTTCAGATCGAGCCCTTGATCTATTTGACGGTGATTGTGGTTTTGCTGGCGCTTCGTTTGTTTGGGTTTGTTGTCCGCAGTTTTGTTGTTTTGCGGGTTTAG
- a CDS encoding NUDIX hydrolase, which produces MSFSGAKLALFLGRDLLVIKRDDKPEIPYPGYWDLPGGGREDGESPEACVLRETLEEVGLSIPASDLTWSQSYQRPRGTVWFFASHQPAELVKQVRLGSEGQCWRLMAPQSYCSHALAVPHFAEQLQSYLAG; this is translated from the coding sequence ATGTCTTTTTCCGGTGCAAAACTGGCCCTGTTTCTGGGGCGCGATCTGTTGGTGATCAAGCGCGATGACAAGCCGGAGATTCCCTATCCGGGCTATTGGGATCTGCCCGGAGGCGGGCGCGAAGACGGGGAAAGCCCCGAGGCCTGTGTGCTGCGCGAAACCCTGGAAGAAGTCGGCCTGTCGATCCCTGCGTCAGATCTGACCTGGTCCCAAAGTTACCAGCGTCCACGTGGCACTGTTTGGTTCTTTGCCAGCCATCAACCGGCGGAGCTGGTGAAACAGGTCCGGCTGGGGTCTGAAGGGCAATGCTGGCGCCTGATGGCGCCGCAGAGTTATTGCAGCCACGCCCTGGCGGTGCCGCATTTTGCCGAACAGTTGCAAAGCTACCTGGCGGGCTGA
- the ykgO gene encoding type B 50S ribosomal protein L36, whose product MKVKNSLRSLKNRHRDCRIVRRKGRVYVINKTQPRFKARQG is encoded by the coding sequence ATGAAAGTCAAGAATTCGCTCCGCTCGCTCAAGAACCGGCACCGTGATTGCCGCATTGTGCGTCGCAAGGGCCGCGTCTACGTGATCAACAAGACACAGCCGCGCTTCAAAGCACGCCAGGGCTGA
- a CDS encoding Fe(3+) ABC transporter substrate-binding protein, whose amino-acid sequence MLKATTILAGALAAAVATSAAAEGELNLYSSRHYDTDERLYSDFEEATGITINRIEGKADELIARMSAEGANSPADILLTVDTSRLARAKNAGILQPVDSAVLEAKVPSYIQDSDNQWFGFSQRARIIFYDKNDVATPPRTYLELADPAYKGQICIRSSSNTYNQTLLASIVTHHGVEKAADWAKGVVANMARAPQGGDTDQMRGIVSGECEIAVGNSYYFARSIRKNVKGLSDSRDMIGWVFPSQDAEGAHMNLSGAGVAANAPNRDNAVKFLEYLASDQAQQYFSAGNDEYPGVPGVGLAPSIAALGFFKPDDVNLSEVAKNIPEAQKIFDQAGWE is encoded by the coding sequence ATGTTGAAAGCCACAACCATTCTTGCAGGCGCTCTTGCAGCCGCCGTTGCAACCTCTGCCGCTGCCGAAGGTGAGTTGAACCTCTATTCCTCACGCCACTATGACACCGACGAGCGCCTCTATTCCGATTTTGAGGAGGCCACCGGCATCACCATCAACCGGATCGAAGGCAAAGCAGACGAGTTGATCGCCCGCATGTCCGCCGAAGGCGCCAATTCTCCTGCCGATATCCTGCTGACCGTGGACACCTCGCGGCTGGCCCGCGCCAAAAACGCAGGCATCTTGCAGCCCGTCGACAGCGCGGTTCTGGAAGCCAAGGTTCCCAGCTACATCCAGGACAGCGACAACCAGTGGTTTGGCTTCTCACAGCGCGCCCGGATCATCTTTTATGACAAAAACGATGTCGCCACCCCACCGCGCACCTATCTGGAACTTGCCGATCCGGCCTACAAAGGTCAGATCTGCATTCGCTCTTCCAGCAACACCTATAACCAGACTTTGCTAGCCTCTATCGTCACCCACCACGGCGTGGAAAAGGCTGCGGACTGGGCCAAAGGCGTTGTCGCCAATATGGCCCGCGCGCCCCAGGGCGGTGATACCGACCAAATGCGCGGCATCGTTTCCGGCGAATGCGAAATTGCCGTTGGCAACAGCTACTATTTTGCCCGCTCGATCCGCAAGAACGTCAAAGGCCTGTCCGACAGCCGTGACATGATCGGCTGGGTCTTCCCCTCGCAGGATGCCGAAGGCGCCCACATGAACCTTTCTGGTGCCGGCGTTGCCGCCAATGCGCCCAACCGCGACAATGCGGTGAAGTTCCTGGAATATCTCGCCTCGGATCAGGCGCAGCAGTATTTCTCGGCGGGCAACGACGAATACCCCGGCGTGCCCGGTGTTGGTCTGGCCCCAAGCATTGCCGCCCTGGGCTTCTTCAAGCCTGACGATGTGAACCTGTCTGAGGTCGCCAAGAACATCCCCGAAGCGCAGAAAATCTTTGATCAGGCCGGCTGGGAATAA
- the msrP gene encoding protein-methionine-sulfoxide reductase catalytic subunit MsrP, with product MARRWTNTLTAADVTPKATFMNRRQIMAGLGGMAGLAGLGGLPGPAQAETLEPNSWEDVTNYCNYYEFGTGKGDPAKYAGQLTTAPWSVKIDGMVERPGDYDFQQILGEMTLEERIYRFRCVEAWSMVVPWTGFELADLLALAGVKSEAKYVAFETLYRPSEMPGTAYRVLDWPYREGLRLDEAMHPLTLMATGIFGKDLPNQNGAPLRLVVPWKYGFKSIKSIVRITLTDKEPQTSWNMANAREYGFYSNVNPEVSHPRWSQASERRLGGGLFASRRDTLMFNGYGDEVASLYEGMDLAKFF from the coding sequence ATGGCCCGTCGCTGGACCAATACTCTGACTGCCGCAGATGTGACGCCGAAAGCTACATTTATGAACCGCCGCCAGATCATGGCGGGGCTTGGCGGTATGGCGGGGCTGGCTGGGCTTGGCGGGTTGCCAGGGCCAGCACAGGCAGAAACTCTGGAGCCAAACTCCTGGGAAGATGTGACCAACTATTGCAACTATTATGAGTTTGGCACCGGCAAGGGCGACCCTGCCAAATATGCCGGTCAGCTGACCACCGCGCCCTGGAGCGTCAAGATTGACGGGATGGTGGAGCGCCCCGGCGACTATGATTTCCAGCAGATCCTGGGCGAGATGACCCTGGAAGAACGGATCTACCGCTTCCGCTGTGTCGAGGCCTGGTCGATGGTGGTGCCCTGGACCGGGTTTGAATTGGCCGACTTGCTGGCCCTGGCCGGTGTAAAGTCAGAGGCCAAATACGTGGCCTTTGAAACGCTCTATCGTCCCTCTGAAATGCCCGGCACCGCGTACCGGGTGCTGGATTGGCCGTACCGCGAAGGTCTGCGCCTGGATGAGGCCATGCACCCGCTGACCCTGATGGCGACCGGTATCTTTGGCAAAGACCTGCCAAACCAGAACGGCGCGCCTTTGCGATTGGTTGTGCCATGGAAATACGGCTTCAAATCAATCAAATCCATTGTGCGGATTACCCTGACGGATAAAGAACCCCAGACCAGCTGGAACATGGCAAACGCGCGAGAGTACGGCTTCTACAGCAATGTGAACCCGGAGGTCTCGCATCCACGGTGGAGCCAGGCCTCTGAGCGTCGCCTGGGCGGCGGGTTGTTTGCCAGCCGTCGGGACACGCTGATGTTCAATGGCTACGGCGATGAGGTTGCATCACTGTATGAGGGAATGGATCTGGCCAAGTTCTTCTAG
- a CDS encoding DUF302 domain-containing protein gives MKYFTVAASFAMNTLLFTPAQADDMVSYTTGLDYGDVTFGLESAITDRGFVVDHISHVGEMLERTRADVGSDVVLFQQADVYSFCSATLSRQVMEADPMNITFCPYDIFVAQRPGEDSVTVGFRSFPEGAMQVIQTLLDEIVQEAIEE, from the coding sequence ATGAAATATTTCACCGTCGCCGCCAGTTTTGCCATGAACACGCTGTTGTTCACCCCAGCACAAGCCGACGACATGGTCAGCTACACCACCGGGTTGGACTATGGGGATGTGACCTTTGGTCTGGAAAGCGCCATAACCGACCGTGGCTTTGTGGTCGACCACATCAGCCACGTGGGCGAGATGTTGGAGCGCACCCGCGCCGATGTTGGATCCGATGTGGTTCTGTTTCAGCAGGCTGACGTCTATTCCTTCTGCTCCGCCACACTGTCACGTCAGGTGATGGAAGCCGACCCGATGAACATCACCTTCTGCCCCTATGACATCTTTGTCGCCCAGCGCCCCGGCGAAGACAGCGTCACCGTGGGTTTTCGCAGCTTCCCAGAGGGGGCGATGCAGGTGATCCAGACCCTATTAGATGAGATCGTACAGGAAGCCATTGAGGAATAA
- a CDS encoding FMN-binding glutamate synthase family protein: MGFAAKAIEFLALGFVFFLGALVLVGLLLFVVDRLQTQDAIRRNYPVVGRFRHLFSTMGEFFRQYFFAMDREEMPFNRAQREWVGRAAEGVGNTVAFGSTRNITVPGTPIFVNAPFPPLDDQYASTEPLCIGADARVPYMAPSFFNISGMSYGALSQPAVRALSRGAREAGVWLNTGEGGLSPFHLEGGCDIVFQIGTAKYGVRNPEGGLSDTKLREIAANPTVRMFELKLSQGAKPGKGGILPAAKVSAEIAAIRGIAEGQASISPNRHPEMRDFDDLLDMISHVREVTGKPVGIKTVVGSEVVMREMFMVIASRPKAAPDFITIDGGEGGTGAAPMPLIDLVGMSVREALPLVCNLRDEYGFRDRIRLISSGKLVNPGDVAWALAAGADFVTSARGFMFSLGCIQALKCNKNTCPTGITTHDPRFQKGLVVEDKYKRVARYATEIIHEVETIAHSVGVTEPRKLRRRHVRIMQEDGHSRPMNEIMPSYSAVAQT; encoded by the coding sequence ATGGGTTTCGCGGCAAAGGCTATAGAGTTTCTTGCACTTGGATTTGTTTTCTTTCTTGGCGCTCTGGTGCTGGTGGGCTTGCTTTTGTTTGTTGTGGACCGGCTGCAGACCCAGGATGCGATCCGCAGGAACTACCCTGTTGTTGGTAGATTTCGCCATTTGTTCAGCACCATGGGAGAGTTTTTCCGTCAATATTTCTTTGCCATGGACCGGGAAGAGATGCCCTTTAATCGGGCTCAACGCGAATGGGTTGGCCGCGCTGCCGAAGGGGTGGGAAATACCGTTGCTTTTGGATCAACCCGCAACATTACCGTGCCGGGCACACCCATTTTTGTAAACGCGCCCTTTCCGCCGCTGGATGATCAATATGCCAGTACCGAACCCCTGTGTATTGGCGCGGATGCACGGGTGCCCTACATGGCGCCCTCTTTCTTTAATATCTCGGGCATGAGCTATGGAGCGCTGTCGCAGCCGGCGGTGCGGGCCCTGAGCCGGGGCGCACGCGAGGCCGGTGTCTGGTTGAACACCGGGGAGGGCGGGCTCAGCCCGTTTCACCTGGAGGGCGGCTGCGATATTGTCTTTCAGATTGGCACCGCCAAATATGGTGTGCGCAACCCCGAGGGTGGGTTGAGCGACACCAAGCTGCGCGAGATTGCTGCCAACCCCACGGTGCGGATGTTTGAGCTGAAGCTGTCCCAGGGGGCCAAACCGGGCAAAGGTGGCATCCTGCCGGCGGCAAAGGTCAGCGCCGAGATCGCCGCCATTCGCGGCATAGCCGAGGGGCAGGCCAGCATCTCGCCCAACCGGCACCCCGAGATGCGGGATTTTGATGATTTGCTGGACATGATCTCTCATGTGCGGGAGGTGACGGGCAAACCGGTTGGCATCAAAACCGTGGTTGGCTCGGAAGTGGTGATGCGGGAAATGTTCATGGTGATTGCCTCGCGTCCCAAGGCGGCGCCGGATTTCATCACCATTGATGGCGGCGAAGGTGGCACCGGGGCGGCGCCGATGCCGCTGATTGATCTGGTGGGCATGTCGGTGCGCGAAGCCCTGCCGCTGGTCTGTAATCTGCGGGATGAATACGGCTTTCGCGATCGTATCCGGCTGATTTCCAGCGGCAAGCTGGTCAATCCTGGCGATGTGGCCTGGGCGCTGGCGGCGGGCGCGGATTTTGTCACCTCGGCGCGTGGTTTCATGTTTTCGCTGGGCTGTATTCAGGCGCTGAAATGTAACAAAAACACCTGCCCTACTGGCATTACCACCCATGATCCTCGGTTTCAGAAAGGCCTGGTTGTCGAAGATAAATACAAACGCGTGGCGCGCTATGCCACCGAGATCATCCATGAGGTTGAAACCATCGCGCATTCGGTTGGGGTGACTGAACCGCGCAAGCTGCGCCGCCGTCATGTGCGCATCATGCAGGAGGATGGTCACTCCCGTCCGATGAATGAAATCATGCCAAGTTACAGTGCCGTCGCGCAGACGTGA
- the clpB gene encoding ATP-dependent chaperone ClpB, whose product MDLNKFTERARGFVQAAQTIAMREEHQRMMPEHLLKALMDDDQGLASNLIGKSGGNAAQVVVAVDIAVGKLPKVSGDAAQVYLDGQTAKVLDEASKIAEKAGDSFVPVERVLMALCMVKSKAKDALEAGDVTAQKLNEAVNDIRKGRTADSATAEEGYDALKKYARDLTEAAREGKIDPIIGRDEEIRRAMQVLSRRTKNNPVLIGEPGVGKTAIAEGMALRIVNGDVPESLRDKQLLSLDMGALIAGAKYRGEFEERLKAVLTEVTEAAGEIILFIDEMHTLVGAGKSDGAMDAANLIKPALARGELHCIGATTLDEYRKYVEKDAALARRFQPVVVQEPTVEDTVSILRGIKEKYELHHGVRIADAALVAAATLSNRYITDRFLPDKAIDLVDEAASRLRMQVDSKPEELDALDRQILQMQIEEEALKVEDDAASKDRLETLQKELSDLQEQSSEMTAQWQAERDKLAGARDIKEQLDRARADLEIAKREANLARAGELSYGVIPDLEKQLVAAESREEQDVLVEEAVRPEQIAGVVERWTGIPTSKMLEGERDKLLRMEDALHSRVIGQNAPVTAVANAVRRARAGLNDENRPLGSFLFLGPTGVGKTELTKAVANFLFDDDNAMVRIDMSEYMEKHSVARLIGAPPGYVGYDEGGALTEAVRRRPYQVVLFDEVEKAHPDVFNVLLQVLDDGMLTDGQGRTVDFKQTLIILTSNLGAQALSQLPEGADASDAKRDVMDAVRAHFRPEFLNRLDETIIFDRLARKDMDGIVDIQIARLAKRLAARKITLSLDEGAKTWLADEGYDPVFGARPLKRVIQRALQNALAELLLSGEVKDGDTIPVSAGGDGLIIGDRLGTTERPKPDDAVVH is encoded by the coding sequence ATGGACTTGAACAAGTTCACCGAGCGGGCACGGGGTTTCGTGCAGGCGGCGCAGACCATTGCGATGCGCGAAGAGCATCAGCGGATGATGCCGGAACATCTACTCAAAGCATTGATGGATGACGATCAGGGGCTGGCGAGCAATCTGATTGGTAAATCCGGTGGCAATGCCGCCCAGGTGGTTGTGGCTGTCGATATTGCCGTGGGCAAGCTGCCCAAAGTCAGCGGCGACGCCGCGCAGGTCTATCTGGACGGCCAGACTGCCAAGGTTCTGGATGAAGCCAGCAAGATCGCCGAGAAGGCCGGCGACAGCTTTGTGCCCGTCGAGCGGGTGCTGATGGCGCTGTGCATGGTGAAATCCAAAGCCAAAGACGCGCTGGAGGCAGGTGACGTCACAGCGCAGAAGCTGAATGAAGCCGTCAACGATATTCGTAAAGGCCGCACAGCGGACAGCGCCACCGCCGAAGAAGGCTATGACGCGCTAAAGAAATACGCCCGTGACCTGACCGAGGCAGCGCGCGAAGGCAAGATTGACCCTATTATTGGCCGCGATGAGGAAATCCGCCGCGCCATGCAGGTGCTGTCGCGCCGTACCAAGAATAATCCGGTTCTGATTGGTGAGCCAGGCGTGGGTAAAACCGCCATCGCCGAAGGCATGGCCCTGCGCATCGTCAACGGGGATGTGCCCGAATCTCTGCGCGATAAGCAGCTGTTGTCCCTGGACATGGGCGCGCTGATTGCCGGGGCAAAATATCGTGGCGAATTCGAAGAGCGCCTGAAGGCGGTTCTGACCGAAGTCACCGAGGCTGCGGGTGAGATCATTCTGTTCATTGACGAGATGCACACCCTGGTGGGCGCGGGCAAATCCGATGGCGCCATGGATGCGGCCAACCTGATCAAACCTGCGCTGGCGCGCGGTGAGCTGCACTGTATCGGGGCCACCACCCTGGATGAATACCGCAAATATGTGGAAAAAGACGCGGCCCTGGCCCGTCGGTTCCAGCCCGTTGTGGTGCAGGAACCCACGGTAGAAGACACCGTGTCGATTCTGCGTGGCATCAAGGAAAAGTATGAGCTGCACCACGGGGTACGGATTGCCGATGCCGCCCTGGTCGCGGCGGCAACCCTGTCGAACCGCTATATCACTGACCGTTTCCTGCCGGATAAGGCCATTGATCTGGTGGATGAGGCCGCCAGCCGTTTGCGCATGCAGGTGGACAGCAAACCAGAAGAACTGGATGCGCTGGACCGTCAGATCCTGCAGATGCAGATCGAGGAAGAGGCGCTGAAGGTCGAAGACGATGCCGCCTCCAAGGATCGGCTGGAAACCCTGCAAAAGGAATTGTCGGATCTGCAGGAACAGTCCTCTGAGATGACCGCCCAGTGGCAGGCCGAACGGGATAAACTGGCCGGCGCCCGCGACATCAAGGAACAGTTGGACCGCGCCCGTGCTGATCTGGAAATCGCCAAGCGTGAGGCCAATCTGGCCCGCGCCGGGGAGCTGTCCTATGGCGTTATCCCGGATCTGGAAAAGCAGTTGGTCGCGGCCGAAAGCCGCGAAGAGCAGGATGTGCTGGTCGAAGAGGCGGTGCGACCCGAGCAAATCGCCGGGGTGGTGGAACGTTGGACCGGTATCCCGACCTCCAAAATGCTGGAGGGCGAGCGCGACAAACTGCTGCGCATGGAAGACGCGCTGCATTCCCGTGTCATTGGCCAGAACGCACCGGTGACGGCGGTGGCCAATGCAGTGCGCCGGGCACGGGCTGGGCTCAACGATGAAAACCGCCCCTTGGGCTCTTTCCTGTTCCTGGGGCCAACTGGGGTAGGGAAAACTGAGCTGACCAAGGCGGTGGCGAACTTCCTGTTTGACGACGACAACGCCATGGTGCGGATCGACATGTCAGAATACATGGAAAAGCACAGCGTTGCCCGTCTGATCGGGGCACCTCCCGGCTATGTGGGCTATGACGAAGGTGGCGCCTTGACCGAGGCAGTGCGTCGGCGCCCTTATCAGGTGGTGCTGTTTGACGAGGTGGAAAAAGCGCACCCGGATGTCTTTAACGTGCTGTTGCAGGTTCTGGACGACGGCATGCTCACCGATGGTCAGGGGCGCACGGTTGATTTCAAGCAGACGCTGATCATCCTGACCTCGAACCTTGGCGCCCAGGCGCTGAGCCAGTTGCCCGAAGGGGCGGATGCCTCGGATGCCAAACGGGACGTGATGGATGCGGTGCGGGCGCATTTCCGACCGGAATTCCTCAACCGTCTGGATGAGACCATCATCTTTGACCGTCTGGCGCGCAAGGATATGGACGGTATCGTTGATATCCAGATCGCCCGCCTGGCCAAACGTCTGGCCGCGCGCAAGATCACCCTGTCTTTGGACGAGGGCGCTAAGACCTGGCTGGCGGATGAAGGCTATGACCCGGTCTTTGGGGCGCGCCCGCTCAAGCGGGTGATCCAACGGGCCTTGCAGAACGCCCTGGCGGAACTGCTGCTGAGCGGTGAAGTCAAAGACGGCGATACCATCCCCGTTTCGGCAGGTGGCGATGGGCTGATCATCGGCGATCGCCTTGGCACCACTGAGCGGCCAAAACCGGATGACGCCGTGGTGCACTGA